From a single Arthrobacter sp. SLBN-112 genomic region:
- the rimM gene encoding ribosome maturation factor RimM (Essential for efficient processing of 16S rRNA), translating into MQLQVARIGKPHGIRGEVTVQVLTDAPEDRFVPGTEFVVEPAASGPLTVSSARWNKDILLLGFEEVADRNQAETLRGAKLFIDTEELDVDDDEGWYEHELVGLEARVGAQVVGKVTALNTMPVQDLLMVTTPDGKEILIPFVEQIVPEVNIEGGFILLTPPDGLFELNSDEASAPEPEGTD; encoded by the coding sequence ATGCAGCTTCAGGTGGCACGGATTGGCAAGCCGCACGGCATTCGCGGGGAAGTCACCGTCCAGGTGCTGACCGACGCTCCGGAGGACCGGTTCGTCCCGGGAACGGAATTCGTCGTTGAACCTGCCGCTTCCGGTCCCTTGACCGTGTCCAGTGCGCGGTGGAACAAGGACATCCTGCTGCTCGGCTTCGAGGAGGTGGCGGACCGCAACCAGGCCGAAACCCTCCGCGGCGCCAAGCTGTTCATCGATACCGAAGAATTGGACGTGGACGACGACGAGGGATGGTACGAGCATGAGCTCGTCGGCCTCGAGGCCCGTGTAGGGGCGCAGGTGGTGGGCAAGGTGACGGCACTGAATACGATGCCCGTGCAGGACCTGCTCATGGTCACCACCCCGGACGGGAAGGAAATCCTGATCCCGTTCGTGGAGCAGATTGTGCCCGAGGTGAATATCGAGGGAGGTTTCATCCTCCTCACCCCGCCGGACGGCCTCTTCGAACTCAACTCCGACGAAGCTTCCGCCCCTGAACCGGAAGGCACGGACTAG
- the rpsP gene encoding 30S ribosomal protein S16, giving the protein MAVKIRLKRFGKMRAPYYRIVVADSRTKRDGRAIEEIGKYHPTEEPSYIEVNSERAQYWLSVGAQPSEQVAAILKITGDWQKFKGLPGQEGTLKTKVEKEAFVAPEKGSVIIPEAITKKASKPDAAEAPADAEAETTEAE; this is encoded by the coding sequence GTGGCCGTAAAGATTCGCCTTAAGCGCTTCGGCAAGATGCGCGCCCCGTACTACCGCATCGTCGTCGCGGACTCACGCACCAAGCGTGACGGCCGTGCCATCGAGGAAATCGGCAAGTACCACCCCACCGAAGAGCCCTCGTACATCGAGGTCAACTCCGAGCGTGCGCAGTACTGGCTCTCCGTCGGCGCCCAGCCGTCCGAGCAGGTTGCCGCGATCCTGAAGATCACCGGTGACTGGCAGAAGTTCAAGGGCCTGCCGGGCCAGGAAGGCACCCTCAAGACCAAGGTCGAGAAGGAAGCCTTCGTTGCCCCGGAGAAGGGCTCGGTCATCATCCCGGAAGCCATCACCAAGAAGGCCTCCAAGCCTGACGCTGCCGAGGCCCCGGCCGACGCCGAAGCTGAGACCACCGAGGCTGAGTAA
- a CDS encoding amidohydrolase family protein, with amino-acid sequence MADIIYFRGPVLTAPDRVRHGLWSVDGKLTFNRPGAVPGRVLDGWVLPGFADAHCHIGLGPAGPVEPAVARDQALADLNAGTLLVRDAGSPADTRWMQGGRDFPLLIRAGRHLARTRRYLRGFAEEVEPEGLVEAVRKQARDGDGWVKLVGDWIDRSAGDLAPSFPAAVVHDAVQAAHDEGARVTAHCFAEDTLDQMLDAGIDCIEHATGLLPRHLPRFVEQDVPIVPTLINIATFPDIAAQADAKFPRYAAHMRALWERRLERVAEAHAAGVRIFAGTDAGSVIRHGRIADEILALHSAGLPMEAALDAACWAARTWLGADNLAEGARADVVVCREDPRAVPGTITALEHVVLGGRIIR; translated from the coding sequence ATGGCAGACATCATTTACTTTCGCGGACCCGTCCTCACCGCACCGGACCGGGTCCGCCATGGACTCTGGTCGGTGGACGGCAAGCTCACCTTCAACCGGCCTGGTGCCGTTCCGGGGCGGGTGCTCGACGGCTGGGTGCTGCCGGGGTTCGCTGACGCCCACTGCCACATTGGACTGGGTCCCGCCGGCCCGGTGGAACCTGCAGTGGCCCGGGACCAGGCGCTGGCCGACCTCAACGCCGGAACCCTCCTGGTCCGCGACGCCGGCTCACCTGCCGATACCCGCTGGATGCAGGGCGGCCGGGACTTCCCGCTGCTGATCCGAGCCGGGCGCCACCTGGCCCGCACGCGCCGCTACCTGCGCGGCTTTGCCGAGGAGGTTGAGCCCGAAGGCCTTGTGGAGGCCGTGCGGAAACAGGCGCGCGACGGCGACGGCTGGGTCAAACTGGTGGGGGACTGGATCGACCGCAGCGCCGGTGACCTCGCGCCGTCCTTTCCGGCCGCCGTCGTGCATGATGCCGTTCAGGCCGCCCATGACGAAGGTGCCCGGGTCACGGCGCATTGCTTCGCCGAGGACACGCTGGACCAGATGCTGGACGCCGGCATCGACTGCATCGAGCACGCCACCGGGCTGCTGCCCAGGCACCTGCCCCGGTTCGTGGAGCAGGATGTGCCGATCGTGCCCACCCTCATCAACATCGCCACCTTCCCCGATATCGCTGCCCAGGCGGATGCCAAGTTCCCGCGCTATGCGGCCCACATGCGCGCCCTCTGGGAACGCAGGCTGGAACGGGTGGCCGAAGCCCATGCCGCCGGAGTGCGCATCTTTGCCGGGACGGATGCCGGCAGCGTGATCCGCCACGGCAGGATCGCCGATGAGATCCTCGCCCTGCACAGCGCAGGCCTGCCCATGGAAGCGGCCCTGGACGCTGCCTGCTGGGCAGCCCGCACCTGGCTGGGAGCGGACAACCTGGCGGAAGGTGCGCGGGCCGACGTCGTGGTATGCCGGGAAGACCCGCGCGCCGTCCCGGGAACCATCACGGCCCTGGAACATGTAGTGCTGGGCGGCCGCATCATCCGCTGA
- a CDS encoding ammonium transporter has translation MELTAGHVWVMVAAALVLFMTPGLAFFYGGMTRAKAALNMMMMSFISIGMVGVVWVLWGASMSSGEGFLEIVGNPFATFGLEGITTPDGLIKVGYAATFAIITVALISGAIADRAKFGAWSVFVPVWVTLVYCPLAYMVWGGGLFGPEGAIGKALGPAIDFAGGTVVHINAGVAALVLVLIIGNRKGFGKDPNHRPHNIPFVMLGAAILWFGWFGFNGGAATTAEQGGLIWINTLAAPAAAMLGWLVTERIRDGHPTSLGAASGVVAGLVAITPACANVSPVGALGLGVVAGVASALAVGLKFRWGFDDSLDVVGVHLVSGIIGTVALGFIALPTDGAGGGLFYGGGLTQLWAQLAAAGIAIAYSTVLTAIIALAIHKTMGFRVSQEQETVGVDLSLHAETAYEFGLSGHGGSFQPLHDMITGKGQGEPHEPVQAAPGAQKSQSATGKESVGA, from the coding sequence ATGGAACTTACCGCAGGTCACGTTTGGGTCATGGTGGCGGCAGCCCTTGTGCTGTTCATGACACCCGGTCTGGCATTTTTCTACGGCGGCATGACCCGCGCCAAGGCAGCCCTGAACATGATGATGATGAGTTTCATCTCCATCGGCATGGTGGGCGTTGTCTGGGTGCTGTGGGGCGCCTCCATGAGCTCCGGTGAAGGATTCCTGGAAATCGTGGGCAACCCGTTCGCCACGTTCGGCCTTGAGGGCATCACCACCCCTGACGGTTTGATCAAGGTGGGCTACGCCGCCACCTTCGCCATCATTACGGTGGCCTTGATCAGCGGCGCCATCGCCGACCGCGCAAAGTTCGGCGCCTGGTCCGTCTTCGTCCCCGTGTGGGTCACCCTAGTGTACTGCCCGCTGGCCTACATGGTGTGGGGCGGCGGTCTCTTCGGCCCCGAAGGAGCCATCGGCAAGGCCCTCGGCCCCGCCATCGACTTCGCCGGCGGTACCGTGGTCCACATCAACGCAGGTGTGGCAGCGCTCGTCCTCGTCCTGATCATTGGCAACCGCAAGGGCTTCGGCAAGGACCCGAACCACCGCCCGCACAACATCCCGTTCGTCATGCTCGGCGCGGCCATCCTCTGGTTCGGCTGGTTCGGTTTCAACGGCGGTGCTGCCACCACCGCTGAACAGGGCGGCCTGATCTGGATCAACACCCTCGCAGCCCCGGCCGCGGCCATGCTCGGCTGGCTGGTCACCGAACGCATCCGCGACGGTCACCCCACCTCCCTGGGCGCAGCCTCCGGTGTTGTTGCGGGCCTCGTGGCCATCACCCCCGCCTGCGCCAACGTCAGCCCGGTTGGAGCCCTCGGCCTCGGTGTGGTGGCCGGTGTAGCCTCCGCCCTGGCAGTCGGCCTGAAGTTCCGCTGGGGCTTTGATGACTCGCTGGACGTCGTCGGCGTCCACCTGGTTTCGGGCATCATCGGCACCGTGGCCCTGGGCTTCATCGCACTGCCCACGGACGGTGCCGGCGGCGGACTCTTCTACGGCGGCGGACTGACCCAGCTCTGGGCGCAGCTCGCGGCAGCCGGCATCGCCATCGCGTACTCCACGGTCCTGACGGCCATCATTGCGCTGGCCATCCACAAGACCATGGGTTTCCGGGTTTCGCAGGAACAGGAAACGGTGGGTGTGGACCTCAGCCTGCACGCCGAGACTGCCTACGAGTTCGGCCTGAGCGGCCACGGCGGAAGCTTCCAGCCGCTGCACGACATGATCACGGGCAAGGGCCAGGGCGAGCCGCACGAGCCGGTCCAGGCGGCGCCGGGTGCACAGAAGTCACAGTCAGCAACAGGTAAGGAAAGCGTGGGGGCATGA
- the thiC gene encoding phosphomethylpyrimidine synthase ThiC: MSTQNTQLNPAHLPSTGKSGAESGPQVTQSLASHSLAFIDDAASGIRVPVTEIALEPSPNGQPNPPFRTYRTAGPGSDPVRGLQPFRSEWIAARGDTEAYRGRERNLLDDGRSAVRRGAASAEWKGAQPVPRRAVDGRTVTQMHYARQGIITQEMRFVALRENCDVELVRSELAAGRAIIPSNINHPESEPMIIGKAFLVKINANIGNSAVTSSIAEEVDKLQWATQWGADTVMDLSTGDDIHTTREWIIRNSPVPIGTVPIYQALEKVNGEANALTWEIFRDTVIEQCEQGVDYMTIHAGVLLRYVPLTADRVTGIVSRGGSIMAGWCLAHHQENFLYTHFDELCKIFAKYDVSFSLGDGLRPGSTADANDAAQFAELDTLAELTQRAWEYDVQVMVEGPGHVPFHLVRENVERQQELCKGAPFYTLGPLVTDVAPGYDHITSAIGATEIARYGTAMLCYVTPKEHLGLPNKDDVKTGVITYKIAAHAADLAKGHPGAHERDDALSKARFEFRWRDQFALSLDPVTAEAFHDETLPAEPAKTAHFCSMCGPKFCSMRISQDIRDEFGSAEAQAARANVASGMREKSEEFLAAGGKVYLPELRVPADS; the protein is encoded by the coding sequence TTGAGTACACAAAACACCCAGTTGAACCCTGCCCACCTGCCGTCCACCGGGAAGTCAGGAGCAGAATCCGGGCCACAGGTGACGCAGTCCTTGGCGTCGCATTCACTGGCGTTCATCGATGACGCCGCGTCCGGAATCCGCGTACCGGTCACGGAAATTGCCCTGGAGCCGTCCCCCAACGGGCAGCCGAACCCACCTTTCCGGACCTACCGGACCGCCGGGCCGGGAAGCGACCCCGTCCGCGGCCTGCAGCCCTTCCGCTCGGAGTGGATCGCGGCGCGCGGGGACACCGAGGCCTACCGCGGCAGGGAACGCAACCTGCTCGACGACGGCCGGTCGGCCGTCCGCCGGGGTGCTGCCTCGGCTGAGTGGAAGGGCGCCCAGCCAGTGCCCCGCCGCGCCGTCGACGGCCGGACGGTGACCCAGATGCACTATGCCCGGCAGGGAATCATCACCCAGGAGATGCGTTTCGTGGCGCTGCGCGAGAACTGCGACGTGGAGTTGGTCCGGAGCGAACTGGCTGCCGGCCGCGCCATCATCCCGAGCAACATCAACCATCCGGAGTCCGAACCGATGATCATCGGCAAGGCCTTCCTGGTGAAGATCAACGCCAACATCGGCAACTCGGCCGTGACAAGCTCCATCGCCGAAGAGGTGGACAAGCTGCAGTGGGCAACGCAGTGGGGCGCGGACACCGTGATGGACCTCTCCACCGGAGACGATATCCACACCACCCGGGAGTGGATCATCCGCAACTCCCCGGTCCCCATCGGCACCGTGCCCATCTACCAGGCCCTGGAAAAAGTCAACGGCGAGGCCAATGCCCTCACATGGGAAATCTTCCGCGACACCGTGATTGAACAGTGTGAGCAGGGCGTGGACTACATGACCATCCACGCCGGGGTTCTGCTTCGCTATGTGCCGCTGACGGCCGACAGGGTGACGGGCATTGTCTCGCGCGGCGGCTCCATCATGGCCGGCTGGTGCCTGGCCCACCACCAGGAGAACTTCCTGTACACGCACTTCGATGAGCTGTGCAAAATTTTCGCGAAGTACGACGTTTCCTTCTCGCTCGGTGACGGCCTCCGTCCCGGCTCGACGGCGGACGCCAACGACGCCGCCCAGTTCGCGGAGCTGGACACGCTTGCCGAGCTCACCCAGCGTGCGTGGGAGTACGACGTGCAGGTGATGGTGGAGGGACCGGGCCACGTTCCCTTCCACCTGGTCCGGGAAAACGTCGAGCGGCAGCAGGAACTCTGCAAGGGGGCGCCGTTCTACACCCTGGGTCCGCTGGTGACGGACGTGGCCCCCGGCTATGACCACATCACCTCCGCAATCGGTGCCACCGAAATTGCCCGGTACGGCACTGCCATGCTGTGCTACGTCACGCCCAAGGAGCACCTGGGCCTGCCCAACAAGGACGACGTCAAGACCGGAGTGATCACCTACAAGATCGCCGCCCATGCCGCGGACTTGGCCAAGGGCCACCCGGGGGCGCACGAACGGGACGACGCATTGTCCAAAGCGCGGTTCGAGTTCCGCTGGCGGGACCAGTTCGCGCTGTCCCTGGACCCGGTGACGGCGGAGGCATTCCACGACGAGACCCTGCCGGCAGAGCCTGCCAAGACGGCGCACTTCTGTTCCATGTGCGGGCCCAAGTTTTGCTCGATGCGGATCAGCCAGGACATCCGGGACGAGTTCGGCTCCGCGGAGGCGCAGGCTGCCCGGGCCAATGTGGCATCGGGCATGCGGGAGAAAAGCGAAGAGTTCCTGGCGGCCGGCGGCAAGGTCTACCTGCCGGAACTCCGGGTTCCTGCTGACAGCTAG
- a CDS encoding alpha/beta fold hydrolase, giving the protein MFKQRVVFVHGAGTFGAAAWPRQHGMALSYDALFLRRHGFDAVAEPLESSFAEDTAIILRSLADDGRGAAGGHVVAHAQGAIAAMMAAVERPDLVFSLTLVEPACLSLTAELPATAAHISLMQPLFDVRHQLGDEDFQREFVRRVFATDLQQPATTEEKRSARRLRLQAPSWEAPLHIVPGVPTLVLTGGWEPLYEEIAGYLRETGALHRVAAGGHRPHDSPDGDRAVRQFIRQVSRSQPARAS; this is encoded by the coding sequence ATGTTCAAGCAGAGGGTAGTGTTCGTGCACGGCGCCGGGACTTTTGGCGCCGCTGCGTGGCCGCGCCAGCACGGCATGGCACTGTCCTATGACGCATTGTTCCTCCGCCGGCACGGCTTTGATGCCGTCGCGGAGCCACTTGAGTCCTCTTTCGCCGAGGACACCGCCATCATCCTGCGGTCCCTGGCCGACGATGGCCGCGGTGCCGCCGGCGGCCATGTGGTGGCGCACGCCCAGGGGGCCATCGCGGCCATGATGGCCGCGGTTGAACGTCCGGACCTGGTCTTTTCGCTGACGCTCGTGGAGCCGGCCTGCCTCTCCCTGACGGCAGAGCTTCCGGCCACGGCGGCACACATCAGCCTGATGCAGCCCCTCTTCGATGTCCGCCACCAGCTCGGCGACGAAGACTTCCAGCGCGAATTCGTCCGGCGGGTCTTTGCCACCGACCTCCAGCAGCCCGCCACCACGGAGGAAAAGAGGTCCGCCCGCAGGTTGCGGCTCCAGGCCCCCTCGTGGGAGGCGCCGCTGCACATCGTTCCCGGTGTGCCCACGCTGGTCCTGACCGGCGGGTGGGAACCGCTCTACGAGGAGATTGCCGGCTACCTGCGGGAGACCGGTGCCCTGCACCGCGTTGCCGCGGGAGGGCACCGGCCCCATGACTCCCCGGACGGGGACCGGGCCGTCCGGCAGTTCATCCGCCAGGTCAGCCGGAGCCAGCCCGCCCGGGCCTCCTAG
- a CDS encoding P-II family nitrogen regulator — MRLITAIIRPEKLETVREGLEAYGVQGLTVSAASGYGRQRGYTEVYRGAEYNVDLLPKIRVEVLATDEQADDILDVIIASSNTGRAGDGKVWTMDVHEAVRVRTGERGVAAI, encoded by the coding sequence ATGAGACTGATTACTGCAATCATCAGGCCGGAAAAGCTCGAAACCGTCAGGGAAGGACTGGAAGCCTACGGCGTCCAGGGCCTCACCGTCAGCGCGGCCAGCGGATACGGCCGGCAGCGCGGCTACACCGAGGTCTACCGCGGGGCCGAATACAACGTGGACCTCCTGCCTAAGATCCGGGTGGAAGTCCTGGCCACGGACGAGCAGGCCGACGACATCCTGGACGTGATCATTGCCAGTTCCAATACCGGCAGGGCCGGGGACGGCAAGGTCTGGACCATGGACGTCCATGAAGCAGTAAGGGTCCGGACCGGGGAGCGCGGAGTAGCCGCCATCTAG
- a CDS encoding glucose-6-phosphate dehydrogenase codes for MTSQTTVKTLLILGASGDLTGRLLLPGLARLVSAGRAEGLTLVGAGSDPWTPEQWRERVQSSFASAAGAADRSGKDALELLQKETVYHQVDVTAKGALAALLKGLEGPVAVYFALPPRVSQAACETLQPEEVPEGTRLVMEKPFGSSEESARSLNRTLARLVPEDHIHRVDHFLGKATVLNILGLRFANNFLEPVWNRQHVEKVEIFFDEDLALEGRARYYDGAGALRDMIQSHLLQVMAIMAIEPPATIGERDLRDAVSTVLRASSVKAPFTESTRRARYTAGSLAGKDVPDYAREEGVDPGRETETLAEIQVGIDNWRWQGVPFILRSGKALGDKRKEAVVTFLPVPHLPQGFTGVDSPNQLRIGFGPDTLEFDVDVNGPGNIFSLGRVALEAELSASDLLPYGEVLEGVLTGDPLLSVRSDTAEDCWRIVEPVLKAWERGDVPLEEYDAGSAGPASWPTNRRKG; via the coding sequence ATGACGAGCCAAACAACAGTGAAGACCCTGCTCATCCTCGGTGCCTCGGGCGACCTCACCGGCCGGCTCCTGCTGCCGGGCCTGGCGCGGCTGGTCAGTGCAGGGCGCGCGGAGGGCCTCACCCTGGTGGGTGCCGGCTCGGATCCGTGGACGCCGGAACAATGGCGGGAGCGGGTCCAGTCATCGTTCGCCTCGGCAGCCGGCGCAGCGGACAGGTCGGGGAAGGACGCCCTCGAGCTGCTGCAAAAGGAGACCGTGTACCACCAGGTGGACGTCACGGCCAAGGGTGCCCTGGCAGCCCTGCTCAAGGGACTGGAAGGCCCGGTGGCCGTCTACTTTGCGTTGCCGCCCAGAGTCAGCCAGGCGGCCTGCGAGACGCTCCAGCCGGAAGAGGTCCCGGAAGGCACGCGCCTGGTGATGGAGAAGCCCTTCGGCTCCAGCGAGGAATCCGCACGGTCCCTCAACCGGACTTTGGCCCGGCTTGTCCCCGAGGACCACATCCACCGGGTGGACCACTTCCTGGGCAAGGCCACCGTCCTGAACATCCTGGGCCTGCGGTTCGCCAACAACTTCCTGGAGCCCGTGTGGAACCGGCAGCACGTGGAGAAGGTGGAGATCTTCTTTGACGAGGACCTGGCCCTGGAAGGCCGCGCGCGCTACTACGACGGCGCCGGGGCCCTCCGCGACATGATCCAGAGCCATCTCCTGCAGGTCATGGCGATCATGGCCATCGAACCCCCTGCCACCATCGGCGAGCGCGACCTTCGCGATGCCGTCTCCACCGTCCTGCGGGCCAGCAGCGTCAAAGCCCCCTTCACCGAATCAACGCGCAGGGCGCGCTATACGGCCGGTTCCCTGGCCGGCAAGGACGTCCCCGACTACGCCAGGGAGGAAGGCGTGGATCCCGGACGGGAAACGGAAACGCTTGCCGAGATCCAGGTGGGCATCGACAACTGGCGCTGGCAGGGCGTGCCCTTCATCCTCCGCTCGGGCAAGGCCCTGGGTGACAAACGCAAGGAAGCGGTGGTCACCTTCCTGCCGGTGCCCCACCTGCCCCAGGGCTTCACCGGGGTGGACTCCCCCAACCAGCTGCGGATCGGATTCGGCCCCGACACGCTGGAGTTCGACGTCGACGTCAACGGCCCCGGAAACATCTTCAGCCTGGGCCGTGTGGCCCTGGAAGCAGAACTGAGTGCCTCCGACCTGCTGCCCTACGGCGAAGTGCTGGAGGGGGTGCTGACCGGCGACCCGTTGCTGTCCGTCCGCAGTGACACCGCGGAGGACTGCTGGCGGATCGTTGAACCGGTGCTCAAGGCGTGGGAGCGGGGGGATGTCCCGCTTGAAGAGTACGACGCCGGTTCGGCCGGCCCGGCATCATGGCCCACCAACCGGCGCAAGGGCTGA
- a CDS encoding RNA-binding protein produces MLAEALEHLVRGIVDSPDDVKVSSKNNRRGDTLEVRVHQDDLGRVIGRQGRTARALRTVVAALAGGEPVRVDVVDTDRRR; encoded by the coding sequence TTGCTGGCAGAAGCGCTGGAACACCTGGTCCGCGGAATCGTCGATTCCCCGGATGACGTCAAGGTCAGCTCCAAGAACAACCGCCGCGGGGACACCCTCGAGGTCCGCGTTCATCAGGACGACCTGGGACGGGTGATCGGCCGCCAGGGCCGCACGGCCCGCGCATTGCGCACCGTGGTGGCAGCACTGGCCGGCGGCGAACCGGTGAGGGTCGACGTCGTCGATACCGACCGCCGCCGCTGA
- a CDS encoding VOC family protein, which yields MTEAASSQDLLPADLAMGTVMLKVGDMLVMTDYYQRALGLEAVAEQDGGLYLGRLGRPLVHLAPAPGLHLPGRGEAGLFHTALLFEDQASLAATIATAAQYEPRSFTGSADHLVSEAFYFTDPEGNGIELYWDRPRSNWSWNGTDVVMDSLALPPQRYLEQHLTEKSLEGQRQTSAGVGHVHLQVGDVQTARDFYVGTLGFEKTAGWHGQALFVSAGRYHHHMAMNVWNSRGAGPRKDTLGLGEVLIEVPSGDDVGALADRLKVAGVPAHHTGAELRFEDPWRNRLRVAVR from the coding sequence ATGACCGAAGCAGCCAGCAGCCAGGATCTTCTTCCCGCCGACCTCGCCATGGGCACGGTAATGCTCAAGGTCGGCGACATGTTGGTCATGACCGACTACTACCAGCGCGCCCTGGGCCTGGAGGCGGTGGCTGAGCAGGACGGCGGCCTCTACCTTGGCAGGCTCGGCAGGCCGCTGGTCCACCTGGCGCCGGCGCCAGGGCTGCACCTTCCCGGCAGGGGGGAAGCTGGCCTGTTCCACACCGCCCTGTTGTTCGAGGACCAGGCTTCCCTCGCCGCCACCATCGCCACGGCCGCCCAGTACGAGCCCCGCTCCTTCACCGGCAGCGCCGACCACCTGGTCAGTGAGGCCTTCTACTTCACCGATCCCGAGGGCAACGGCATCGAGCTGTACTGGGACCGGCCGCGCAGCAACTGGTCCTGGAACGGGACGGATGTGGTGATGGACAGCCTCGCGCTTCCGCCACAGCGCTACCTGGAGCAGCACCTCACCGAGAAGTCCCTCGAGGGCCAGCGGCAGACGTCCGCCGGTGTGGGGCACGTCCATCTTCAGGTGGGCGACGTCCAGACTGCCAGGGATTTCTACGTGGGCACCCTTGGCTTCGAGAAGACGGCAGGCTGGCATGGGCAGGCACTGTTCGTTTCCGCGGGCCGTTACCACCACCACATGGCCATGAACGTCTGGAACAGCCGCGGCGCCGGCCCCCGAAAAGACACCCTTGGGCTGGGGGAGGTGCTCATCGAGGTTCCCTCCGGTGACGACGTCGGGGCGCTGGCTGACCGCCTCAAAGTCGCCGGGGTGCCCGCCCACCACACCGGTGCGGAGCTCCGGTTCGAGGACCCGTGGCGCAACCGGCTCCGGGTGGCCGTCCGCTGA
- the ffh gene encoding signal recognition particle protein — protein sequence MFNSLSDRLTATFKNLRGKGRLTEADVDATVREIRRALLDADVAVPVVREFTGRVRERALGAEVSAALNPSQQIVKIVNEELQEILGGETRRIRLAKNGPTVIMLAGLQGAGKTTLAGKLSKWLKAQGHSPMLVACDLQRPNAVTQLQVVGQRANVPVFAPHPGATSTELDQPAGDPVAVARAGVEEARQKLHDVVIVDTAGRLGVDADMMEQARQIRRAIVPNEVLFVIDSMIGQDAVNTALAFDEGVNFTGIVLSKLDGDARGGAALSVASVTGKPVMFASTGEGLDDFELFHPDRMASRILDMGDILTLIEQAEKAWDKDEAARMAKKFADQEDFTLEDFLAQMQQIRNMGSMKKMLMMMPGAQNIRQQLEQFDEREIDRVEAIVRSMTPHERLAPKIINGSRRARIARGSGVHVSEVNGLLERFAQAQKMMKKMAQGGMPGMPGMPGLPGAGGGARKNAKNAPKKKAKSGNPAKAAQERKEAEARRANAAKALPTGAAFGQQGGDFDPSQLNLPKGFDKFLGK from the coding sequence GTGTTCAATTCACTCTCTGACCGGTTGACAGCAACCTTCAAGAATCTCCGCGGTAAAGGCAGGCTCACCGAGGCCGACGTCGATGCCACCGTCCGGGAGATCCGCCGCGCCCTTCTGGATGCCGATGTTGCCGTTCCCGTGGTGCGTGAGTTCACTGGCCGGGTCCGTGAACGCGCCCTGGGTGCCGAGGTCTCGGCTGCACTGAATCCCAGCCAGCAGATCGTCAAGATCGTTAACGAGGAACTCCAGGAGATCCTCGGCGGCGAAACCCGGCGGATCCGGCTGGCCAAGAACGGCCCCACCGTCATCATGCTCGCCGGTCTCCAGGGTGCCGGCAAGACCACCCTGGCCGGCAAGCTGTCCAAGTGGTTGAAGGCCCAGGGCCACAGCCCCATGCTGGTGGCCTGTGACCTGCAGCGCCCCAACGCCGTCACCCAGCTCCAGGTGGTGGGCCAGCGCGCCAACGTGCCTGTCTTCGCCCCGCACCCCGGAGCCACCTCCACCGAGCTGGACCAGCCCGCAGGCGATCCCGTCGCGGTCGCCCGCGCCGGCGTCGAGGAAGCCCGCCAGAAGCTGCACGATGTCGTCATCGTCGACACTGCCGGCCGCCTGGGCGTGGACGCCGACATGATGGAACAGGCGCGCCAGATCCGCCGGGCCATCGTGCCCAACGAAGTCCTCTTCGTGATCGACTCCATGATCGGCCAGGACGCCGTGAACACGGCGCTTGCCTTCGACGAAGGCGTGAACTTCACCGGCATCGTGCTGTCCAAGCTCGACGGCGACGCCCGCGGCGGTGCCGCGCTTTCGGTCGCGTCGGTCACCGGCAAGCCGGTCATGTTCGCCTCCACCGGCGAAGGTTTGGATGATTTCGAACTCTTCCACCCGGACCGCATGGCTTCCCGCATCCTGGACATGGGCGACATCCTCACGCTCATCGAACAGGCCGAAAAGGCCTGGGACAAGGATGAAGCCGCCCGGATGGCGAAGAAGTTCGCCGACCAGGAAGACTTCACCCTCGAAGACTTCCTGGCCCAGATGCAGCAGATCCGCAACATGGGCTCCATGAAGAAGATGCTCATGATGATGCCGGGTGCGCAGAACATCCGGCAGCAGCTGGAGCAGTTCGACGAGCGCGAGATCGACCGCGTCGAGGCAATCGTCCGCTCCATGACGCCGCACGAGCGGCTTGCGCCCAAGATCATCAACGGCTCACGGAGGGCCCGCATCGCCCGTGGCTCCGGCGTCCACGTCTCCGAGGTCAACGGCCTGCTGGAGCGCTTCGCCCAGGCCCAGAAGATGATGAAGAAAATGGCCCAGGGCGGCATGCCGGGAATGCCCGGGATGCCGGGGCTGCCCGGTGCCGGCGGCGGTGCACGGAAGAACGCCAAGAACGCGCCCAAGAAGAAGGCAAAGTCCGGCAACCCGGCCAAGGCTGCCCAGGAGCGCAAGGAAGCGGAAGCCCGACGTGCCAACGCTGCGAAGGCACTGCCCACCGGCGCCGCCTTCGGCCAGCAGGGCGGCGACTTCGATCCGTCCCAGCTGAACCTCCCCAAGGGATTCGACAAGTTCCTGGGCAAGTAG